One segment of Salvelinus alpinus chromosome 1, SLU_Salpinus.1, whole genome shotgun sequence DNA contains the following:
- the LOC139567794 gene encoding ecto-ADP-ribosyltransferase 5-like, with the protein MGCECENKKRWLVGVFVSLVLIILLIVGLYYAVFKPFTLDMAPDSVDDKYDGCTMEMYTKAAKYLQEERNSNSKFNEAWKIAEQKAKSPKRGLNREHSIAMYLYTNNKPKTKSKSQSFYFHFNKAVKNGKSLYGKTFQYHSLHFYLTDAIRILKLSQTTCRTTYRRTGTYFDQSVVDKEIRFGSFTSSSQLKTLYTFGNVSCFEIKTCFGANLTYYSAYANESEVLIPPYEVFKVTEVQKNQWCEVVYKVESTRSQSNLNCRLLNGVQSNQRGSFFPFSRISDKPAGFIMLYFMFIFTVYY; encoded by the exons ATGGGGTGTGAGTGTGAGAATAAGAAAAGATGGCTGGTTGGTGTTTTTGTATCTTTGGTGTTGATCATCTTGTTGATCGTCGGTCTTTACTACGCAGTG TTCAAGCCGTTCACACTGGACATGGCACCAGATTCTGTTGATGACAAATATGATGGTTGCACAATGGAAATGTACACTAAGGCGGCCAAGTATCTCCAGGAAGAGAGAAATTCAAACTCAAAGTTCAATGAAGCCTGGAAGATAGCCGAACAAAAAGCAAAGTCACCTAAACGTGGTCTGAACAGAGAGCATTCCATTGCTATGTATTTGTACACAAATAACAAACCCAAAACCAAATCTAAATCACAATCCTTCTACTTTCACTTCAACAAAGCGGTTAAAAATGGCAAATCACTGTATGGAAAAACATTCCAGTACCATTCCCTGCACTTCTATCTGACTGATGCCATTCGCATCCTTAAACTAAGTCAAACAACATGTAGGACCACCTACCGCAGAACTGGCACGTATTTTGATCAGAGTGTTGTTGACAAAGAGATCCGTTTCGGTTCTTTCACCTCAAGCTCTCAACTCAAAACCTTATACACTTTCGGTAACGTTTCCTGCTTTGAGATCAAAACATGTTTTGGGGCTAACCTGACATATTACTCTGCCTATGCAAATGAGAGTGAGGTTTTAATTCCGCCCTATGAGGTATTCAAAGTCACTGAAGTCCAGAAGAACCAGTGGTGTGAGGTTGTCTACAAGGTAGAGAGCACTAGATCTCAGAGCAACCTGAATTGTAGATTGCTAAATGGAGTGCAATCAAACCAGAGAGGTAGCTTTTTTCCATTCAGCAGAATATCAGATAAGCCTGCAGGCTTCATAATGCTCTATTTTATGTTCATATTTACTGTATATTACTGA